In the genome of Clostridia bacterium, the window GCTCCTGTCCGGAGCGGGGCCATCCTGAACATGCTGGCCCTGGTCCTGTTTCTCGCCGGCGCCTGGGCGGTGGCGTCAAGCTTTCCTGTCGCCGTGCCCGACCGCGTCCGCGTGGAAGCCGTCGAGCAGGCGCGGGAGCGAGCGGACGCGCCCCAGGTGCTGTCGGTCGATGGGCACTGGCGGCCCGGCGGCCTGGCGGTCGACGTCCGCGTGCGCGGAACCGGCGGGGTGGCCGTTCTGCACTTCGCCTACGACGGCCGCGAGCTTCGCTTCGTCGACCAGACGGTCGGCTCCGGGCGCGGAGCCGCCCCGTTCGTCGGGGTCGTCGCGCTCGCCGCCTCCGCGCTCTGGATCGCGGTTCAGGTGGTTCGACCGGTCTTCAGCCCGAAGTGCCCGCGCCACCGGTGGGTTGCGCTGCGCGTCGAGCGACGGCGGCTGTACGCCGGCGGCAACAACGACGAGGGGCTCCCGCTGGCGCCGATCGACCTCGTCACGTACCGCTGCCCGCGGGGCGACTACATTCGACGGCGCGTCGTGGCGGGGCCGGTCCGCATGACGGGCTTGAACCCCGGAGACTTGCTCTCGTGGTTCTTGTGGATGAACCGCGACGCTCGCCGGCGGTCGTTCCGCGGGCGCATGTCCGATCCGGAATGGCAGGAGCTGTTTCGCTCGCTGCGGCAACAACACGAGGGCGAAGAATGGCCGCCGGCATGAACCGGCAGGCAGCTGAGCCGCACAGGAGGACCGTCGAAAGGTGAACGCGGGCACGGAGCGCGTGAAGCTTGCCCTCCAGGACCGCGGCTTTCGTCGCGACATCATCGAGCTCCCGGAGAGCGCCCGCACGGCGGCCCAGGCGGCCTCCGCGCTCGGATGCGCCGTGGCGCAGATCGCCAAGTCGCTCGTGTTCCGAACGGCATCCGGCGACGCGATTCTCGTCGTGGCCAGCGGAGCCCATCGCGTCGACGAACGCAGGCTGGCCGAGGCCGTCGGGGAACCGGTGGCGCTGGCCGACCCGGAATTCGTTCGCGAGCGAACCGGGTTCGCCATCGGCGGAGTGGCGCCTGTGGGGCACTTGACGCCGCTCCCTGTGTGGATCGACCGGGACCTCTTGAACCATGACGAAATCTGGGCGGCCGCCGGTCACCCCAGGATGGTCTTCCGCCTCACTCCATCCGAGCTCGTCGCGCTCACAGGCGGCCAGGTCATCGCCGTCCGCTGACGGGAGC includes:
- a CDS encoding YbaK/EbsC family protein, translating into MNAGTERVKLALQDRGFRRDIIELPESARTAAQAASALGCAVAQIAKSLVFRTASGDAILVVASGAHRVDERRLAEAVGEPVALADPEFVRERTGFAIGGVAPVGHLTPLPVWIDRDLLNHDEIWAAAGHPRMVFRLTPSELVALTGGQVIAVR